The Inediibacterium massiliense genome includes the window CTATCACTTGTTTTAAGCGTAGTGTTGTTTATATCAACCAGTGCTTTTGTAACGAATTTGAAACAGTTGTCGGAGAGGGCAGTAGTATTTACTACCTATGATATCGGTTTGGCCACGCAGGACATGGAGGATAGCAAAATGTTGCAGCTTTACGACAAACTAAAAACTGCCGATGGTGTTTATGAAAGCTCGTATCAAGCACTTATGAAGTATTCATGCGCTGTCGAAGCAAGCGATCTTTCAGACGCTTATCGGAAATACGTAGGTTTACATTCGACGGATAAAAAGGATAATCTGCCAATGGACCTTCAGTTTCTTGATGACAGCACCTATCTGAATATTATCAAAGGCTTGGGCTTGCCCGCAGAGGAATATACTGGGCAAAATGCGAAAATGATCGCCGTTGCCAAAATAACAAACCACATGGAAGCTAATCAGGAGGTTGACAAGTTTATTGATATGTTCAAAAGTTCTTCCATGGATTTTACCATTGCTCCCGAAACAAATGGCAAGCTTAAGATGGAACAGGGGCGAAATGTAAGCATTAAGTTTGTCAATATCGTACCGCCTGATACACTCCCGATCCTAGAAAAGTCCGAGTCGAATAATCCGTTCATTTTTAGGGTGATGGCTCCCTATTCGATCAAAGAGAAGTTTGAAACCCCCGATACCCATGTGGCTATTAAGGGCTTGACTTTTCGCTCAAAGACTCCATCGCAATCGGTGGCTAAAATGGAAGCGATGATTAAAGGTGCAGGAATTAAATCCACATATACCATGTACAACACGCACAAAATGCTTGATGAGAACAACAATTATATATTTATTATCAACGTGTTCGCTTATACTTTTATCATTATGATTTCGCTGATTGCGATTGCCAATGTGTTCAACACCATTTCCACGAATATCAAGTTGCGCAGGCGAGAGCTTGCCATGCTCCGCTCTGTGGGGATGTCTGACCGCGATTTCCAAAAGATGATGAATTTCGAGTGTGCCTTTTATGGTATGAGGGCGTTGCTCTTTGGGCTTCCCATAGCGGTAATCTCTTCCTGGCTGATTTACAAAGGGATGGTCGTCGGCGGGGCGGACATTGGTTTTATATTCCCGTGGGACAGTATCGGAATTAGTGTGTTCAGCGTGCTCTTTGTGGTGTTCATTACAATGCTGTACGCCATTAGCAAGATAAAAAAAGAAAATATTATTGACGCGCTTCGAGATGACATGACTTAATTCAAAACCGATATTTTCTTTTTTTACTCGTGAAAAAACGTCTCAGGTAATGGGAAAAATTCTTGAACGGCAGAGAGTGGCGGCATATTGCAGGGTTAGTACAGATAGTGAAGATCAGTTTTACATTCATGAACATTATGAGCCGATGATCAGTGAGGAAGTCTTTGAAAAAGCATCGTAAATAAGCAGCTTTTCAAACTAGATAAAGAGATTGAATCAATCGAAGGAAAGAAAAGCAAACTGGTTGATATGCGGCTTGAAGATACCTTTGATAAGACCGAGGTTCAATCTTTGCATTTCTATAGTAGTTCCGACACATGCTGAGGCAGTTGTGAGGATAGAGAAGAAATAGGTTGAAATGTAATTATAGGGGACGACTTTCATGTCGTCCCATCTGTGTGTTTATGCTCTCACGGTCGATAGTTTAAGAGAAATCTTGGTAGGCCTATTTAGTGTGTGTTATTAATAAAAAAACAGACCTATCACACCAGTTATAATCATAACAAATATGGGATTTAATTTATACTTTCTCAATAAAAATAGAGAAATTAAAAATACAATTATAGCGGTAATATTTATGCTAATATCTTTAACATTAAATGGTGAAGTTCCAAGAAACGTAATCAAAATAATAGTAGATGCAGCAGATGCAATAAGCCCCATAGAACTAGAACGTAATCCTTTTAATATGTTAGAAATGCTATCTATATTCTTATGTTTTTTAAAAAATTTGTATAAAAATATAGAAATAATAAATCCAGATATAATACTTCCTAAGGTAGCCACTATAGCTCCAGGTATACCAGCGATACGTATTCCTACAAAAGAAGCAGTATTGACAACTAAAGGTCCAGGTGTCATTTGGGAGATTGTAATAATGTCTGTATATTCTTGGAGCGTAAGCCAGTTGTGATAATTTACCACCTGTTTTTGTATTAACGGTATAATAGTATATCCACCACCAATACTGAATGAGCCAATCTGTAAAAAGCTAATAAATAATGCAATAATAGTTTTATTCATCTTGGATTTTCCCTTGTCTGCTTTTTATATAAGTTTGGACAAAACATAGAATAGAGCAGGAAATAATAATAACTAACACATTGATATTAAAAATAAAACTAGCTAAAAATGCAATAGGAGTCATTGATGTTAATAGCAAATTTTTTTCTTTTAAAATTCCTTGTCCCATATCGATTACGAAATCTACAATTGTAGCAGCAACTCCTGCTTCCATACCCTTTAAGATTGCAGAAATAACCCTACTATATCTAAAAGCTTTATAAAAAAAGGATATAATTGATAATATTAGCAAGGGAGGCAAGATTGTTCCAATACAACTAATAATTGCACCTGCAATTCCAGAAATGCGATAACCTACTAATACAGCAATATTAACTGCAATAGCACCTGGAGTGGATTGTGCGATAGCAGCCATCTCTAATAGTTCCTGCTCACTAATTAATTTTAGGTCATTAACAAAATATTTACGCATCATAGGAATAACTATATATCCCCCTCCAAAAGTAAAAGTATTGATATAAAATGTGACTCTAAAGAGTGAAAAGTATAGTTTGAATTTTTTAATCTTCATAATAGTAGTACCTCCAATAGATTAATCTTCAACATCGTTCATTATACACCTTGATTTAACATAAGTATAATAGTATAGTTTTATATAATACATAACTAAATTGTTATGAACAAGGAGTTAGATATGAAAATAAGACATCTCCGTATTTTTAAAAAGGTATGTGAGGAAGAAAGTATTACAAAAGCAGCAGAAAAATTATACATAACCCAACCAGCAGTTTCTAGTGCAATTAGTGAATTAGAAAATCATTTAGGTGTGTATTTATTTGATAGAATTTCAAGAAGAATTTATTTAAATGAAATAGGCAAGTTATTCTTAACAAAGGTAATAAAGTTGTTAGATTTGTATGATGATTTAGAACAAAATGTTAAAGAATTAGAAGACAATGCAACTATCAAAATTGGATCAAGTATAACTATAGCGAACTTTATTTTACCTAAAGCAATAGTAGATTTTGAAACAATTTATAATAATACTCCGACAAAAATTATAATTGGAAATGCTGGAAAAATTGAAGAGATGTTATATAATAATGAAATTGACTTGGGTCTAATTGAAGGAGTTATCTATAATGAAGAATTAATAAAAATTCCATTTTCGTCCTATAAATTAGCAATAATATGTTCACCTAAACATAAATTAGCTTTAGAAGAACCTATAGATATCAATAAGTTAATACAAGAAAGGTTATTACTTAGAGAAAAAGGCAGTGCAATTCGTGATGTCTTTGATAGTGCATTATTAATACATAATTTAAGAGTAAATCCAGAGTGGACAAGTATAAATTCACAAGCTCTTATTTACGCAGTAAAACAAAATTTAGGAATAAGTGTGTTACCTAAAATACTAGTAGAAGAAGAAATTGAGAGTGGTGAAATCTTCGAAATAAAGATAAATGATTTTGAATTAGTTAATGTAAATCATATTGTATTTCATAAAGATAAATTTCAAACAAAGAGTTTTAAAACATTAATTGAAATAATTAAGAGTAAAATAACAGAGAAGAAACTATAAAACAACATATGTATTTTAAATTTGATTAGAAATAAATAGTACAGTATAGTATAAGTAATATAGTTAGTTTATTCTAACAGGTTGCTCAGATATAGTTTTTTGATAGTATTAAGACAAGAAAGGAGCGTGTAAATGGAGCATAAATTCTATATAAATTCAAGAAATAGG containing:
- a CDS encoding chromate transporter, coding for MNKTIIALFISFLQIGSFSIGGGYTIIPLIQKQVVNYHNWLTLQEYTDIITISQMTPGPLVVNTASFVGIRIAGIPGAIVATLGSIISGFIISIFLYKFFKKHKNIDSISNILKGLRSSSMGLIASAASTIILITFLGTSPFNVKDISINITAIIVFLISLFLLRKYKLNPIFVMIITGVIGLFFY
- a CDS encoding chromate transporter — translated: MKIKKFKLYFSLFRVTFYINTFTFGGGYIVIPMMRKYFVNDLKLISEQELLEMAAIAQSTPGAIAVNIAVLVGYRISGIAGAIISCIGTILPPLLILSIISFFYKAFRYSRVISAILKGMEAGVAATIVDFVIDMGQGILKEKNLLLTSMTPIAFLASFIFNINVLVIIISCSILCFVQTYIKSRQGKIQDE
- a CDS encoding LysR substrate-binding domain-containing protein translates to MKIRHLRIFKKVCEEESITKAAEKLYITQPAVSSAISELENHLGVYLFDRISRRIYLNEIGKLFLTKVIKLLDLYDDLEQNVKELEDNATIKIGSSITIANFILPKAIVDFETIYNNTPTKIIIGNAGKIEEMLYNNEIDLGLIEGVIYNEELIKIPFSSYKLAIICSPKHKLALEEPIDINKLIQERLLLREKGSAIRDVFDSALLIHNLRVNPEWTSINSQALIYAVKQNLGISVLPKILVEEEIESGEIFEIKINDFELVNVNHIVFHKDKFQTKSFKTLIEIIKSKITEKKL